The genomic region AGTCGCTCGGTGAGCCCCATTTGATTTGCGCGCTCAAGGAGACTGGTCTTCACGCGACCCTCAAACCCCGCATAGGTATGGATGACGTACCAGTTCTTATTGCTCATCATCTCCTCTCAGCTGAACATCAGCATCGTATTGTCCGGCAATGCCGGACCTGTCCAGCCGCACCACGCAACTAAATAACCTTGCGCATCAGCCAGCCCAACACGGAATCCATCATCGACAGATACAGGGACATGAGAATGCAGAATACAATTACGACCGTGGTGGCGCCGATCGTTTCCGTTCTTGTCGGAAAAGACACCTTCCGCAACTCGCCGCGCACACCATC from Nitrospira sp. CR1.1 harbors:
- the secE gene encoding preprotein translocase subunit SecE, which codes for MFQRLIASIREFIDGVRGELRKVSFPTRTETIGATTVVIVFCILMSLYLSMMDSVLGWLMRKVI